From one Streptomyces sp. Q6 genomic stretch:
- a CDS encoding helix-turn-helix transcriptional regulator — MVRTPLTPEERERGEHLGRLLRAARLGRSMTEVAAGAGISVETLRKIETGRAPTPAFFTVAALARELGLSMDELVVRCALVPA; from the coding sequence ATGGTCCGAACCCCCTTGACACCGGAAGAGCGCGAACGCGGCGAGCACCTCGGGCGGCTGCTCCGTGCGGCGCGCCTCGGGCGCAGCATGACGGAGGTGGCCGCGGGCGCGGGGATCTCCGTCGAGACGCTGCGCAAGATCGAGACGGGGCGGGCCCCGACCCCCGCCTTCTTCACCGTCGCCGCCCTCGCCCGTGAGCTGGGCCTGTCGATGGACGAGCTCGTCGTGCGGTGTGCGCTGGTGCCTGCCTGA
- a CDS encoding PucR family transcriptional regulator translates to MLTATGPEHALSVRQILALERIAAGEPEVVAGVGHLDRPVRWVHVAEAADVGVMLSGGEMILTTGVLLAGDAHVRTEYIESLHRAEAAAVVLGLGRAFPAPPDDMRRAAERYGLPMVVLHRPFPFAELTEEVQSRLVRRKFAAVSLSEGIRTALTGLITAGAPLQRLLDEVAAHSACPVVVTNLAHRVLATAGERPAVDDVLRDWDRIARRPGGIDGEGWVAADLGGRGERWGSVVLCGYRGDGASGRLLADRAAEALVLHRMLTGSAVSWEEQSARCLLADLVSGAVPARQLLPRARAAGLPVNRRTFVPLVVRDGDPAQLDRVRRLLGLSGLVAALAEHSTAVLLSLARDQAADPLAAHFAARLRAETGEPAVVAAGPARAAWEDVPEGLREALHVAEAVAGAPPDLPPVVRLGDVRLRGLMRLLRDDPRVQSFAQRELDGLLYADDAGDDLLPVLRTYLATGRNKSRTAVLHHMSRPALYRRLEAIEALLGVDLDDFEQAASVHIALLAHDAQSGA, encoded by the coding sequence GTGCTCACGGCGACCGGTCCCGAACACGCCCTATCCGTACGGCAGATACTCGCCCTGGAGCGCATCGCCGCGGGGGAGCCCGAGGTGGTCGCGGGGGTCGGCCACCTCGACCGGCCCGTGCGCTGGGTGCACGTGGCGGAGGCCGCCGACGTCGGGGTCATGCTCAGCGGCGGCGAGATGATCCTCACCACCGGCGTGCTGCTCGCCGGAGACGCGCACGTCCGCACCGAGTACATCGAGTCGCTGCACCGCGCCGAGGCCGCCGCCGTCGTCCTGGGCCTCGGTCGCGCCTTCCCCGCCCCTCCGGACGACATGCGGCGCGCCGCCGAGCGCTACGGCCTGCCGATGGTGGTGCTGCACCGCCCGTTCCCCTTCGCCGAGCTGACCGAAGAGGTCCAGTCCCGTTTGGTGCGGCGGAAGTTCGCGGCCGTCAGCCTGTCCGAGGGGATCAGGACCGCGCTCACCGGACTGATCACGGCGGGCGCCCCGCTGCAACGGCTGCTCGACGAGGTCGCCGCGCACAGCGCCTGCCCGGTCGTCGTCACGAACCTCGCCCACCGCGTCCTCGCCACCGCGGGGGAGCGCCCCGCCGTGGACGACGTGCTGCGCGACTGGGACCGGATCGCCCGCCGCCCCGGAGGGATCGACGGCGAGGGCTGGGTCGCCGCCGACCTCGGCGGACGCGGGGAGCGGTGGGGTTCCGTCGTGCTGTGCGGCTATCGCGGTGACGGCGCCTCGGGGCGGCTCCTGGCCGACCGGGCCGCCGAGGCCCTCGTCCTGCACCGGATGCTCACCGGTTCCGCCGTGAGCTGGGAGGAGCAGTCCGCGCGGTGCCTCCTCGCCGACCTGGTCTCCGGGGCCGTGCCCGCGCGGCAGCTGCTGCCCCGGGCGAGGGCGGCGGGCCTCCCCGTGAACCGGCGCACCTTCGTCCCCCTCGTCGTACGCGACGGCGATCCGGCCCAACTCGACCGGGTGCGGCGCCTGTTGGGCCTGTCCGGGCTCGTCGCCGCACTCGCCGAGCACTCCACCGCCGTACTGCTCAGCCTCGCCCGCGACCAGGCCGCCGACCCGCTCGCCGCCCACTTCGCGGCCCGGCTGCGCGCCGAGACCGGTGAACCGGCCGTCGTCGCGGCGGGCCCCGCCCGCGCGGCCTGGGAGGACGTGCCCGAGGGGCTGCGCGAGGCGCTGCACGTCGCCGAGGCCGTCGCCGGAGCGCCGCCCGACCTGCCGCCCGTCGTCCGCCTCGGTGACGTACGTCTGCGCGGTCTGATGAGGCTGCTGCGCGACGACCCGCGCGTCCAGTCCTTCGCCCAGCGGGAGCTCGACGGTCTGCTCTACGCGGACGACGCGGGCGACGACCTGCTCCCCGTGCTGCGCACCTACCTCGCCACCGGCCGCAACAAGTCCCGTACCGCCGTGCTCCACCACATGAGCCGGCCCGCCCTCTACCGCCGTCTGGAGGCCATCGAAGCGCTGCTCGGCGTCGACCTCGACGACTTCGAGCAGGCCGCGTCCGTGCACATCGCCCTGCTCGCGCACGACGCGCAGAGCGGCGCGTGA
- a CDS encoding nitrilase-related carbon-nitrogen hydrolase, with the protein MAPVVRAALVQATWTGDTESMIAKHEEHAREAARQGAQVIGFQEVFNAPYFCQVQEPEHYRWAEPVPDGPTVTRMRALARETGMVIVVPVFEVEQSGFYFNTAAVIDADGSYLGKYRKHHIPQVKGFWEKYYFKPGNAGWPVFDTAVGKVGVYICYDRHFPEGWRQLGLNGAQLVYNPSATSRGLSGYLWQLEQPAAAVANEYFVAAINRVGVEEYGDNDFYGTSYFVDPRGRFVGDVASDKAEELVVRDLDFGLIDEVRQQWAFYRDRRPDAYEGLVQP; encoded by the coding sequence ATGGCCCCTGTCGTACGCGCCGCACTCGTCCAGGCCACCTGGACGGGCGACACCGAATCCATGATCGCCAAGCACGAGGAGCACGCGCGCGAGGCCGCCCGCCAGGGGGCGCAGGTCATCGGATTCCAGGAAGTCTTCAACGCCCCCTACTTCTGCCAGGTCCAGGAGCCCGAGCACTACCGCTGGGCGGAGCCGGTGCCGGACGGGCCGACGGTGACGCGGATGCGTGCACTCGCCCGCGAGACCGGCATGGTGATCGTGGTGCCCGTCTTCGAGGTCGAGCAGTCCGGCTTCTACTTCAACACGGCCGCCGTGATCGACGCCGACGGCTCCTACCTCGGCAAGTACCGCAAGCACCACATCCCGCAGGTCAAGGGGTTCTGGGAGAAGTACTACTTCAAACCGGGGAACGCGGGCTGGCCCGTCTTCGACACGGCCGTCGGCAAGGTCGGCGTGTACATCTGCTACGACCGCCACTTCCCGGAGGGCTGGCGGCAGTTGGGCCTCAACGGCGCGCAGCTCGTCTACAACCCCTCCGCCACCAGCCGTGGTCTGTCCGGCTATCTGTGGCAGCTGGAGCAGCCCGCCGCGGCCGTCGCCAACGAGTACTTCGTCGCCGCCATCAACCGCGTCGGCGTCGAGGAGTACGGCGACAACGACTTCTACGGCACGTCCTACTTCGTCGATCCGCGCGGCCGGTTCGTCGGCGACGTCGCGAGCGACAAGGCCGAGGAACTCGTCGTCCGTGACCTGGACTTCGGGCTCATCGACGAGGTGCGACAGCAGTGGGCGTTCTACCGGGACCGCCGCCCCGACGCCTACGAGGGACTCGTCCAGCCGTAG
- a CDS encoding TIGR03842 family LLM class F420-dependent oxidoreductase produces MDFGLVLQTDPPASGVVELMKRAEGAGFTHGWTFDSAVLWQEPFVIYSRILAETQHLIVGPMVTNPGTRTWEVTASTFATLNDMYGNRTVCGIGRGDSAMRVAGRTPNTLARISGAMKVIRALGRGEEADLGGAVVRLPWVREGAELPVWMAAYGPKALKMTGEEADGFILQLADPFLTEYMVQAVRDAAVAAGRDPSDVKICVAAPAYVTEDDSPEALAHAREQCRWFGGMVGNHVADLVSKYGAHSSVVPDELTEYIKAREGYDYAHHGRSGNPDTQFVPDEIVDRFCVIGTVDHHVAKMRRLKELGVDQFALYDMHDAKEAVIDAYGRDVIPAVNA; encoded by the coding sequence ATGGACTTCGGACTCGTCCTGCAAACCGACCCGCCGGCTTCCGGGGTCGTGGAACTGATGAAGCGTGCCGAAGGGGCCGGGTTCACGCACGGGTGGACGTTCGACTCCGCCGTGCTGTGGCAGGAGCCGTTCGTCATCTACAGCCGCATCCTCGCCGAGACGCAACACCTGATCGTCGGGCCGATGGTGACCAACCCGGGCACGCGCACCTGGGAGGTGACCGCCTCCACCTTCGCGACGCTCAACGACATGTACGGCAACCGCACGGTCTGTGGCATCGGGCGCGGCGACTCCGCGATGCGGGTCGCGGGCCGCACCCCCAACACCCTCGCCCGGATCAGCGGCGCGATGAAGGTCATCCGGGCGCTGGGCCGGGGCGAGGAGGCGGACCTCGGCGGCGCCGTCGTGCGCTTGCCCTGGGTGCGGGAAGGCGCCGAACTCCCCGTCTGGATGGCCGCGTACGGGCCGAAGGCGCTCAAGATGACGGGCGAGGAGGCGGACGGGTTCATCCTGCAACTCGCCGATCCGTTCCTGACCGAGTACATGGTGCAGGCGGTGCGGGACGCGGCCGTCGCCGCCGGACGCGACCCGTCGGACGTGAAGATCTGCGTCGCCGCGCCCGCCTACGTCACCGAGGACGACTCGCCGGAGGCGCTCGCCCACGCGCGCGAGCAGTGCCGCTGGTTCGGCGGGATGGTCGGCAACCACGTCGCCGACCTCGTGTCGAAGTACGGCGCGCACTCGTCGGTGGTCCCCGACGAGCTGACGGAGTACATCAAGGCGCGCGAGGGGTACGACTACGCGCACCACGGCCGCTCCGGGAACCCGGACACGCAGTTCGTGCCGGACGAGATCGTGGACCGGTTCTGCGTGATCGGCACGGTCGACCACCACGTGGCGAAGATGCGGCGGTTGAAGGAACTGGGCGTGGACCAGTTCGCCCTGTACGACATGCACGACGCCAAGGAGGCGGTGATCGACGCGTACGGCCGGGATGTGATCCCGGCGGTGAACGCGTGA
- the map gene encoding type I methionyl aminopeptidase, whose protein sequence is MVELKTDTSMDAMREAGRVVAQCLAAAREHAAVGVSLLELDEVAHEVLREAGATSPFLGYRPSFAPTPFPAVLCASVNDAIVHGIPDGYRLRDGDLVSLDCGAQLGGWAGDSAISFTVGTPRPADLTLIETTERALEAGIAAAVVGNRIGDIAHAVGTVGRAGGYGIPQDFGGHGIGRRMHEDPPVPNEGRAGRGMRLRHGMVLAIEPMLISGGKDDYHEASDGWTLRTNDRSRAAHAEHTVAITDAGPRILTAL, encoded by the coding sequence ATGGTGGAACTCAAGACGGATACATCGATGGACGCGATGCGGGAGGCGGGCCGCGTGGTGGCGCAGTGCCTGGCCGCCGCACGCGAGCACGCGGCCGTGGGCGTGAGCCTGCTGGAGCTCGACGAGGTGGCGCACGAGGTGCTGCGCGAGGCGGGCGCCACGTCCCCCTTCCTCGGTTACCGCCCCTCCTTCGCGCCGACCCCCTTCCCCGCGGTGCTCTGCGCGTCCGTGAACGACGCGATCGTGCACGGCATCCCCGACGGCTACCGGCTGCGCGACGGCGACCTCGTGTCCCTCGACTGCGGCGCGCAGCTCGGCGGCTGGGCGGGCGACTCCGCGATCAGCTTCACGGTGGGCACACCGCGCCCCGCCGACCTGACGCTCATCGAGACGACCGAGCGGGCCCTGGAGGCCGGAATCGCCGCGGCCGTGGTCGGCAACCGGATCGGCGACATCGCGCACGCCGTCGGCACGGTCGGCCGCGCGGGCGGCTACGGCATCCCGCAGGACTTCGGCGGGCACGGCATCGGCCGGCGGATGCACGAGGACCCGCCGGTGCCGAACGAGGGACGCGCGGGCCGCGGCATGCGGCTGCGCCACGGCATGGTCCTCGCCATCGAGCCGATGCTGATCAGTGGCGGCAAGGACGACTACCACGAGGCGTCGGACGGCTGGACGCTGCGCACGAACGACCGCTCGCGCGCCGCACACGCCGAGCACACGGTGGCGATCACGGACGCGGGTCCCCGGATCCTCACGGCGCTCTGA
- a CDS encoding response regulator transcription factor, whose amino-acid sequence MTVRVLLVDDQPLVRSGLRVLIADTDDLEVVGEAGGGAEAVELAARLRPDVVVMDIRMPGMDGIEATRRITAADGDTARVLVLTTFDEDDHVYGALRAGASGFAVKDMALDDILAAVRVVAAGDALIAPAVTRRLIADFVGRDPGVLPVRPSRSVEGVTEREREVLTLVGLGRSNQEIAEELYISMATTKSHVARLFTKLGARDRVQLVIIAYELGIVAPSR is encoded by the coding sequence ATGACCGTACGGGTCCTGCTCGTCGACGACCAGCCGCTGGTCCGCTCCGGACTGCGGGTCCTCATCGCGGATACGGACGATCTGGAGGTCGTCGGCGAGGCGGGCGGCGGGGCCGAGGCGGTCGAGCTGGCCGCGCGTCTGCGGCCCGACGTCGTCGTGATGGACATCAGGATGCCCGGCATGGACGGCATCGAGGCGACCCGGCGGATCACCGCGGCCGACGGCGACACCGCCCGGGTCCTCGTCCTGACCACCTTCGACGAGGACGACCACGTGTACGGGGCGCTGCGCGCCGGGGCCAGCGGGTTCGCCGTCAAGGACATGGCGCTCGACGACATCCTGGCCGCGGTGCGGGTGGTCGCCGCGGGGGACGCGCTCATCGCGCCCGCCGTCACCCGCCGGCTGATCGCGGACTTCGTGGGGCGGGACCCGGGGGTCCTGCCCGTGCGCCCGTCCCGCTCCGTGGAGGGGGTCACGGAGCGGGAGCGGGAGGTGCTGACCTTGGTGGGGCTCGGGCGCTCGAACCAGGAGATCGCCGAGGAGCTGTACATCAGCATGGCCACCACCAAGTCCCATGTGGCCCGGCTCTTCACCAAGCTGGGCGCCCGGGACCGGGTCCAACTCGTCATCATCGCGTACGAGTTGGGGATCGTGGCGCCGTCCCGATAA
- the hydA gene encoding dihydropyrimidinase, translated as MSAVRTVIRGGLVVTAADEMHADVLIEDGRVVALAASGSDTAASWTDARTIDAAQKYVIPGGVDAHTHMEMPFGGTFAADTFETGTRAAAWGGTTTIVDFAIQSVGHSLREGLDAWYAKADGQCAVDYGFHMIVSDVNDETLKEMDLLVGEGVTSFKQFMAYPGVFYSDDGQILRAMQRAGENGGLIMMHAENGIAIDVLVEQALARGETDPRYHGEVRKALLEAEATHRAIKLAQVAGAPLYVVHVSAQEAVAELARARDEGLPVFGETCPQYLFLSTDNLAEPDFEGAKYVCSTPLRPKDHQAALWRGLRTDDLQVVSTDHCPFCFVGQKELGRGDFSKIPNGMPGVENRMDLLHQAVVDGHITRRRWIEIACASPARMFGLYPKKGTIAPGADADIVIYDPHAEQTVSADTHHMNVDYSAYEGKRLTGRVESVLSRGELVITEREFTGRAGHGTYTPRGTCQYLN; from the coding sequence ATGAGCGCCGTCCGTACCGTCATCCGCGGCGGTCTCGTCGTCACCGCCGCCGACGAGATGCACGCCGACGTCCTCATCGAGGACGGCCGTGTGGTGGCCCTCGCGGCCAGTGGCAGCGACACCGCCGCGTCCTGGACGGACGCGCGCACCATCGACGCCGCGCAGAAGTACGTCATCCCGGGCGGCGTCGACGCCCACACCCACATGGAGATGCCGTTCGGCGGCACGTTCGCCGCCGACACCTTCGAGACCGGTACACGGGCCGCGGCCTGGGGCGGCACCACGACGATCGTCGACTTCGCCATCCAGAGCGTCGGCCACAGCCTGCGCGAGGGGCTCGACGCCTGGTACGCCAAGGCGGACGGGCAGTGCGCCGTCGACTACGGCTTCCACATGATCGTCTCCGACGTCAACGACGAGACGCTCAAGGAGATGGATCTGCTGGTGGGGGAGGGGGTCACCTCCTTCAAGCAGTTCATGGCGTACCCGGGCGTCTTCTACTCCGACGACGGGCAGATCCTGCGCGCCATGCAGCGGGCCGGCGAGAACGGCGGGCTGATCATGATGCACGCCGAGAACGGCATCGCGATCGACGTCCTCGTCGAGCAGGCGCTGGCCCGCGGCGAGACCGATCCCCGCTACCACGGCGAGGTCAGGAAGGCGCTCCTCGAAGCGGAGGCGACGCACCGGGCGATCAAGCTGGCGCAGGTGGCAGGGGCGCCGCTGTACGTCGTGCACGTGTCGGCGCAGGAGGCCGTGGCCGAGCTGGCGCGGGCGCGCGACGAGGGCCTGCCCGTCTTCGGCGAGACCTGCCCGCAGTACCTGTTCCTGTCGACGGACAACCTCGCCGAGCCCGACTTCGAGGGCGCGAAGTACGTGTGCAGCACCCCGCTGCGGCCCAAGGACCACCAGGCGGCGCTCTGGCGCGGGCTGCGCACCGATGACCTCCAGGTCGTCTCGACGGACCACTGCCCGTTCTGCTTCGTGGGCCAGAAGGAACTCGGCCGCGGCGACTTCTCGAAGATCCCCAACGGCATGCCGGGCGTCGAGAACCGGATGGACCTGCTGCACCAGGCGGTCGTCGACGGTCACATCACGCGGCGGCGCTGGATCGAGATCGCGTGCGCCTCGCCGGCCCGGATGTTCGGCCTGTACCCGAAGAAGGGGACCATCGCGCCGGGCGCCGACGCCGACATCGTCATCTACGACCCGCACGCCGAGCAGACCGTCTCGGCGGACACCCACCACATGAACGTCGACTACTCGGCGTACGAGGGCAAGCGGCTCACCGGCCGTGTGGAGTCGGTCCTGTCGCGCGGCGAACTCGTCATCACCGAGCGGGAGTTCACCGGCCGCGCCGGACACGGCACGTACACCCCGCGCGGCACCTGTCAGTACCTGAACTAA
- a CDS encoding aspartate aminotransferase family protein — protein MTPDRASLQARHRAVLPDWLALYYAEPIEITHGEGRHVWDADGKKYLDFFGGILTTMTAHALPEVTKAVSEQAGRIIHSSTLYLNRPMVELAERVAQLSGIPDARVFFTTSGTEANDTALLLATAYRRSNQILAMRNSYHGRSFSAVGITGNKNWSPTSLSPLQTLYVHGGVRGRGPYAGLSDAAFIDACVADLRDMLGQTRGGVAALIAEPVQGVGGFTAPPDGLYARFREVLQEHGILWITDEVQTGWGRTGDHFWGWQAHGQSGPPDILTFAKGIGNGMSIGGVVARADVMNSLDSQSISTFGGSPITMAAGNANLSYLLEHDLQGNARRVGGLLIERLRAIAAGTAAVREVRGRGLMIGVELVRPGTDEAAPDTAAAVLESCREQGLLIGKGGGHDTSVLRIAPPLTLTVAEAEEGAAILERALREVA, from the coding sequence ATGACCCCCGACCGTGCCTCTCTGCAAGCCCGCCACCGCGCCGTCCTGCCGGACTGGCTCGCCCTGTACTACGCCGAGCCGATCGAGATCACGCACGGCGAGGGCCGCCATGTGTGGGACGCCGACGGAAAGAAGTACCTCGACTTCTTCGGCGGCATCCTGACGACGATGACGGCCCACGCGCTGCCCGAGGTGACCAAGGCGGTCAGCGAGCAGGCCGGCCGCATCATCCACTCCTCGACGCTGTACCTGAACCGCCCGATGGTCGAACTCGCCGAGCGCGTCGCGCAGTTGTCCGGCATCCCCGACGCCCGCGTCTTCTTCACCACGTCCGGCACCGAGGCCAACGACACGGCGCTGCTCCTCGCCACCGCGTACCGCCGCTCGAACCAGATCCTGGCGATGCGCAACAGCTACCACGGCCGCTCCTTCTCGGCGGTCGGCATCACCGGCAACAAGAACTGGTCGCCGACCAGCCTGTCCCCGCTCCAGACGCTGTACGTGCACGGAGGCGTGCGCGGCCGCGGCCCGTACGCGGGGCTGTCCGACGCCGCGTTCATCGACGCGTGCGTGGCCGACCTGCGCGACATGCTCGGCCAGACGCGCGGCGGCGTCGCGGCGCTGATCGCCGAACCGGTCCAGGGCGTCGGCGGGTTCACGGCGCCGCCCGACGGCCTGTACGCGCGGTTCCGCGAGGTCCTCCAGGAGCACGGCATCCTGTGGATCACGGACGAGGTGCAGACCGGCTGGGGCCGCACCGGCGACCACTTCTGGGGCTGGCAGGCGCACGGGCAGTCCGGGCCGCCGGACATCCTCACCTTCGCCAAGGGCATCGGCAACGGCATGTCGATCGGCGGGGTCGTCGCCCGCGCCGACGTCATGAACTCCCTGGACTCCCAGTCCATCTCGACCTTCGGCGGCTCCCCGATCACCATGGCGGCGGGCAACGCCAACCTCTCGTACCTGCTGGAACACGACCTCCAGGGCAACGCGCGCCGGGTCGGCGGTCTGCTCATCGAGCGGCTGCGGGCCATCGCGGCGGGCACCGCCGCCGTACGGGAGGTGCGCGGCCGGGGCCTGATGATCGGCGTCGAGCTGGTCCGGCCGGGGACGGACGAGGCGGCCCCCGACACCGCGGCCGCCGTCCTGGAGTCCTGTCGCGAGCAGGGACTCCTGATCGGCAAGGGCGGCGGCCACGACACCAGCGTCCTGCGGATCGCGCCGCCGCTGACCCTGACGGTGGCGGAGGCGGAGGAAGGCGCGGCGATCCTGGAGCGGGCCCTGCGAGAGGTCGCGTAG
- a CDS encoding NCS1 family nucleobase:cation symporter-1, which produces MTDTTAPPPIPAGPVELTADAYPADSRYANDDLRPVPLAERRWTTYNFVALWIGMAHCIPSWTLASGLVALGMDWKQAVLTIGLANVIVLLPMLLTGHAGPKYGIPFPVLARASFGIRGANLPAMVRAAVACCWFGIQTWIGGQGIFVLLGKIFGGWADAGKVGGYPWTLWLCFVIFWVLELAIIYRGMDTLRRFENWAAPFVLVGAVVLLIWIANKAGGFGPLLHEPSKVGWGPDFWKVFFPGLMGMIGFWSTLSLNIPDFTRFGKGQRAQVWGQTLGLPTTMTLFALMSVLVTAGSEKVYGAPIWDPVALAGKTDNVFGLLFALITVFVATISVNIAANVVSPAYDLANLAPKVINFRTGAIITGIVGVLVMPWKLTSTPELYIFTWLGVVGGLLGTVAGILIADYWIIRRTVLHLADLYVAGGRYWYSAGWNWRAVAAFVVGGVLAVGGSYSTVDAQGHKAGPFPVDGIIPFLKPLADYGWAVGLGASLLVYVGLMAGRRRE; this is translated from the coding sequence ATGACCGACACCACCGCCCCACCACCGATACCCGCGGGCCCTGTCGAGCTGACCGCCGACGCCTACCCCGCCGACAGCCGCTACGCCAACGACGACCTGCGGCCCGTGCCGCTCGCCGAACGCCGCTGGACCACGTACAACTTCGTCGCGCTGTGGATCGGCATGGCGCACTGCATCCCGTCCTGGACGCTGGCCTCGGGCCTGGTGGCGCTCGGCATGGACTGGAAGCAGGCCGTGCTCACCATCGGCCTCGCCAACGTCATCGTGCTGCTGCCGATGCTGCTGACCGGGCACGCCGGGCCGAAGTACGGCATCCCGTTCCCGGTCCTGGCCCGCGCCTCGTTCGGCATCCGCGGGGCCAACCTGCCCGCCATGGTGCGGGCGGCGGTGGCCTGTTGCTGGTTCGGCATCCAGACGTGGATCGGCGGACAGGGCATCTTCGTCCTGTTGGGGAAGATCTTCGGGGGCTGGGCCGACGCGGGGAAGGTCGGCGGTTACCCGTGGACGCTGTGGCTCTGTTTCGTGATCTTCTGGGTGCTCGAACTCGCCATCATCTACCGGGGGATGGACACCCTGCGCCGCTTCGAGAACTGGGCGGCGCCGTTCGTCCTCGTCGGCGCGGTGGTGCTGCTCATCTGGATCGCGAACAAGGCGGGCGGGTTCGGGCCGCTGCTGCACGAGCCGTCGAAGGTCGGCTGGGGGCCGGACTTCTGGAAGGTCTTCTTCCCCGGCCTGATGGGCATGATCGGCTTCTGGAGCACGCTGAGCCTGAACATCCCGGACTTCACGCGCTTCGGCAAGGGGCAGCGGGCGCAGGTCTGGGGGCAGACGCTCGGACTGCCGACGACCATGACCTTGTTCGCGCTGATGTCGGTGCTCGTGACGGCCGGTTCGGAGAAGGTGTACGGCGCGCCGATCTGGGACCCGGTCGCGCTGGCCGGCAAGACGGACAACGTCTTCGGGCTGCTCTTCGCGCTGATCACCGTCTTCGTGGCGACGATCTCCGTGAACATCGCGGCGAACGTCGTGTCCCCGGCCTACGACCTGGCGAACCTGGCCCCGAAGGTCATCAACTTCCGTACGGGCGCGATCATCACCGGCATCGTGGGCGTGCTGGTCATGCCCTGGAAGCTGACGTCGACCCCGGAGCTGTACATCTTCACGTGGCTCGGCGTCGTCGGCGGGCTGCTCGGCACGGTGGCCGGAATCCTGATCGCGGACTACTGGATCATCCGGCGCACGGTGCTGCACCTCGCCGACCTGTACGTCGCCGGAGGCCGGTACTGGTACTCGGCGGGATGGAACTGGCGAGCCGTGGCCGCGTTCGTGGTGGGCGGCGTGCTGGCGGTCGGCGGCTCGTACTCGACGGTGGACGCGCAGGGCCACAAGGCGGGGCCGTTCCCGGTCGACGGCATCATCCCGTTCCTCAAGCCGCTCGCGGACTACGGGTGGGCCGTGGGGCTCGGGGCGTCGCTGCTCGTGTACGTGGGGCTGATGGCCGGTCGGCGGCGGGAATGA
- a CDS encoding nitrilase-related carbon-nitrogen hydrolase, which yields MSPVIRAAIFQTAWTGDKESMIKVHEQAVRDAAAQGAQVLCFQELFYGPYFCQVQDPAFYEYAEAIPDGPIVQRFQALAREHGIVLVLPMYEEEQPGVLYNTAAVIDADGSYLGKYRKTHIPQVKGFWEKFYFRPGNSGWPVFDTAVGKIGVYICYDRHFPEGWRALGLEGAQIVFNPSATSRGLSRYLWQLEQPAAAVANEYFVGAINRVGVEEYGDNDFYGTSYFVDPEGQFVGEVADDKAPELVVRDLDLAKLREVRDRWQFYRDRAPQAYAPLTRP from the coding sequence ATGAGCCCCGTGATCCGCGCCGCGATCTTCCAGACCGCATGGACCGGCGACAAGGAATCCATGATCAAGGTGCACGAACAGGCCGTTCGTGACGCCGCCGCGCAGGGCGCCCAAGTCCTGTGCTTCCAGGAGCTGTTCTACGGCCCCTACTTCTGCCAGGTGCAGGACCCGGCGTTCTACGAGTACGCCGAGGCGATCCCCGACGGGCCGATCGTCCAGCGCTTCCAGGCACTCGCCCGCGAGCACGGCATCGTGCTCGTCCTGCCCATGTACGAGGAGGAACAGCCGGGCGTCCTCTACAACACGGCCGCGGTCATCGACGCCGACGGCTCGTACCTCGGCAAGTACCGCAAGACCCACATCCCGCAGGTCAAGGGCTTCTGGGAGAAGTTCTACTTCCGGCCGGGCAACTCGGGCTGGCCCGTCTTCGACACCGCCGTCGGCAAGATCGGCGTCTACATCTGCTACGACCGGCACTTCCCCGAGGGCTGGCGCGCGCTCGGCCTCGAAGGCGCGCAGATCGTCTTCAACCCGTCCGCCACCTCGCGCGGCCTGTCCCGCTACCTGTGGCAGCTGGAGCAGCCCGCCGCGGCCGTCGCCAACGAGTACTTCGTCGGCGCCATCAACCGCGTCGGCGTCGAGGAGTACGGCGACAACGACTTCTACGGCACGTCCTACTTCGTCGACCCCGAGGGCCAGTTCGTGGGCGAGGTCGCCGACGACAAGGCGCCCGAACTCGTCGTCCGCGATCTCGACCTGGCGAAACTGCGCGAGGTCCGCGACCGCTGGCAGTTCTACCGGGACCGCGCCCCGCAGGCGTACGCGCCCCTGACCCGTCCCTGA